A region of Vitis riparia cultivar Riparia Gloire de Montpellier isolate 1030 chromosome 1, EGFV_Vit.rip_1.0, whole genome shotgun sequence DNA encodes the following proteins:
- the LOC117918212 gene encoding ATP synthase subunit beta, mitochondrial, whose protein sequence is MASRRLLSSLLRSSVRRYSAKSPAISPRTPSPYPSSRPSPKGFLLNRAVDYATSAAAAASPPPPPPAKGAGPSGKITDEFTGAGAIGSVCQVIGAVVDVRFDEGLPPILTALEVLDNSIRLVLEVAQHLGENMVRTIAMDGTEGLVRGQRVLNTGSPITVPVGRATLGRIINVIGEPIDERGEIKTDHFLPIHREAPSFVDQATEQQILVTGIKVVDLLAPYQRGGKIGLFGGAGVGKTVLIMELINNVAKAHGGFSVFAGVGERTREGNDLYREMIESGVIKLGDKQSESKCALVYGQMNEPPGARARVGLTGLTVAEHFRDAEGQDVLLFIDNIFRFTQANSEVSALLGRIPSAVGYQPTLATDLGGLQERITTTKKGSITSVQAIYVPADDLTDPAPATTFAHLDATTVLSRQISELGIYPAVDPLDSTSRMLSPHILGEEHYNTARGVQKVLQNYKNLQDIIAILGMDELSEDDKLTVARARKIQRFLSQPFHVAEVFTGAPGKYVELKESITSFQGVLDGKYDDLSEQSFYMVGGIEEVIAKAEKIAKESAA, encoded by the exons ATGGCTTCTCGGAGGCTCTTATCTTCTCTTCTTCGATCGTCCGTACGCCGATATTCGGCCAAATCTCCGGCAATCAGCCCTAGAACTCCATCGCCTTACCCTTCTTCTCGTCCTTCTCCAAAGGGTTTTCTCCTCAACCGCGCTGTTGACTATGCAACGTCGGCCGCTGCCGCGGCATCACCACCGCCGCCACCTCCCGCGAAGGGAGCGGGGCCGAGCGGGAAAATCACTGACGAGTTCACTGGCGCCGGTGCGATTGGCAGTGTCTGTCAGGTGATCGGTGCCGTCGTCGATGTCAGATTCGATGAGGGGTTGCCACCGATCTTGACGGCCCTGGAGGTTCTGGACAATTCGATTCGGTTGGTGTTGGAGGTTGCCCAGCATTTGGGAGAGAACATGGTGAGGACCATTGCTATGGATGGAACGGAAGGGCTCGTGCGTGGACAGAGAGTCCTCAATACTGGTTCTCCTATCACT GTGCCTGTTGGTAGGGCTACCCTTGGCCGCATCATTAATGTTATTGGAGAGCCTATCGATGAGAGGGGCGAAATCA AAACCGACCACTTTTTGCCTATTCATCGAGAAGCTCCATCCTTTGTTGATCAAGCCACTGAACAACAGATCCTCGTTACTGGAATCAAG GTTGTCGATCTCCTTGCGCCATACCAAAGAGGTGGAAAGATTGGGCTGTTTGGTGGTGCTGGAGTAGGAAAAACTGTGCTTATTATGGAACTTATAAACAATGTTGCCAAAGCTCATG GTGGTTTTTCTGTGTTTGCTGGTGTTGGAGAGCGTACTCGAGAGGGTAATGACTTGTACAGGGAAATGATTGAGAGTGGTGTGATTAAGCTTGGGGATAAGCAG AGCGAAAGCAAGTGTGCACTTGTGTATGGTCAAATGAATGAGCCCCCTGGTGCCCGTGCTCGTGTTGGGCTTACTGGATTGACTGTGGCTGAGCACTTTCGTGATGCTGAAGGACAAGATGTGCTTCTCTTTATTGACAACATTTTCCGCTTTACCCAA GCTAACTCTGAGGTGTCTGCTTTGCTTGGTCGTATTCCATCTGCTGTCGGTTATCAACCAACCTTAGCAACAGATCTTGGAGGCCTTCAAGAGCGTATTACAACAACCAAGAAAGGCTCCATCACATCTGTCCAAGCCATTTATGTGCCTGCTGATGACTTGACTGATCCAGCTCCTGCAACCACCTTTGCTCACTTGGATGCCACAACTGTGTTGTCCCGACAG ATCTCTGAGCTTGGTATCTATCCTGCCGTTGATCCTCTTGATTCTACATCTCGTATGCTTTCCCCACATATTTTAGGAGAGGAGCATTACAACACAGCTCGTGGGGTACAAAAGGTTCTTCAGAACTACAAAAATCTTCAAGATATCATTGCCATTTTGGGAATGGATGAACTCAGTGAAGATGATAAGTTGACTGTTGCCCGTGCTCGTAAAATTCAACGATTCTTGAGCCAGCCTTTCCACGTTGCAGAAGTTTTCACTGGTGCCCCTGGAAAGTATGTGGAGTTGAAAGAGAGCATTACCAGCTTCCAG GGAGTTTTGGATGGAAAATATGATGACCTTTCAGAACAGTCCTTCTACATGGTTGGAggaattgaagaagtcattgctaAAGCAGAGAAGATTGCAAAGGAATCTGCAGCCTAA
- the LOC117914081 gene encoding fruit protein pKIWI502, with amino-acid sequence MSNISLSHTSVSLTPHLRFPHAHRKYPMSIIRHLKRRRFTSIAAALRQDTTVWTPAPLSSVHPAADSLFHVTIDVSDSPDILSSHSSAGQYLQLRLPDFAKPSFLAIASPPSLAAARGEFEFLVKSVPGSTAELLCGLKKGDVVELTPAMGRGFDIDRISPPEDYHTVLIFATGSGISPIRSLIESGFSADKRSDVRLYYGARNLQRMAYQDRFKDWESTGVKIVPVLSQPDNSWTGETGYVQAAFARAKKIYSPQSTGAVLCGQGQMTEEVTSILVTDGVSSEKILKNF; translated from the exons ATGTCCAACATCTCACTCTCCCACACCTCGGTCTCTCTAACTCCCCATCTCCGCTTCCCCCATGCCCATCGTAAATATCCCATGTCTATCATTCGTCACttgaaacgacgtcgtttcacTTCCATCGCTGCCGCCCTTCGCCAGGACACCACTGTTTGGACCCCTGCCCCTCTCTCCTCCGTCCATCCCGCCGCCGACTCCCTCTTCCACGTCACCATTGATGTTTCCGACTCTCCCGACATCCTTTCCTCCCACTCCTCCGCCGGTCAATACCTGCAGCTCCGCCTCCCCGACTTTGCCAAACCCTCCTTCCTCGCCATCGCCTCTCCCCCCTCCCTGGCGGCGGCTAGAGGGGAGTTCGAGTTCTTGGTCAAGAGCGTCCCCGGTTCAACTGCGGAGCTTCTGTGTGGGCTTAAGAAAGGGGATGTTGTTGAGTTGACACCGGCTATGGGTAGAGGGTTTGATATCGATCGAATCTCGCCGCCCGAGGATTATCATACCGTTCTAATTTTTGCCACCGGATCTGGAATTAG TCCAATCCGATCTCTCATTGAGTCTGGATTCAGTGCTGATAAGAGATCTGATGTCAGGCTCTACTATGGGGCTAGAAACCTTCAGAGAATGGCTTATCAG GATAGGTTTAAAGATTGGGAATCTACCGGTGTTAAGATTGTCCCAGTATTATCACAACCAGATAATAGTTGGACGGGTGAAACAGGCTATGTACAG GCTGCCTTTGCCAGAGCCAAGAAAATTTATAGCCCTCAGTCCACTGGTGCTGTGCTCTGTGGGCAGGGACAGATGACTGAG GAAGTTACCTCAATTCTTGTAACAGATGGAGTATCGAGTGAGAAGATATTAAAGAACTTCTGA
- the LOC117914055 gene encoding protein FAM133, translating into MDCKKFIQLVEEKKKRALEKKEAPLKWEQKLEAASKAKAEAEAKERKLKAARHKRRSVSESDSDSDSDSSDEGRKTTKRAHKKHRKHGHSDSGENEKRKEKKSRRRRKRHSSSDDNSDEIKSNSEEDRKRKKRVQRRHKHRDSRSDSSASDSSSNEDDGAIRRKSRSKHQKRHRRSESGASDSSSDEDNVASKRSHHVKRHKRHRRSESSSTSDSSSDEDTGVTRRRNHAKHHKHHRRSQSVDSKSSDGGAHGHDRRSRSLEKSLDDNYEEAGKSSKHRKCGHHHHHHHHKQRHHHSDEEKIDQIQHSGELNGKHLEHSMKLDAYDKDATHDFQKVLG; encoded by the coding sequence ATGGACTGCAAGAAGTTCATCCAGTTGGTtgaggagaaaaagaagagagctTTGGAGAAGAAAGAAGCTCCCTTGAAATGGGAGCAGAAGCTAGAGGCTGCTTCCAAGGCAAAAGCTGAAGCTGAAGCCAAAGAGAGAAAGCTGAAGGCTGCAAGGCATAAAAGAAGATCTGTATCAGAGTCTGACAGTGATTCTGACAGTGACAGCAGTGATGAGGGTAGAAAGACAACCAAAAGGGCACACAAGAAGCACAGGAAGCATGGTCATTCTGACTCAGGTGAAAATGAGAAGAGGAAGGAGAAGAAATCCAGACGAAGGCGAAAGAGACATTCCTCAAGTGATGACAACAGTGATGAAATAAAAAGCAACTCAGAAGAAGATAGGAAGAGGAAGAAGCGGGTCCAGAGGAGACACAAGCATCGTGATTCAAGATCAGATTCTAGTGCTTCTGATTCCTCAAGTAATGAGGATGATGGGGCGATCAGAAGGAAAAGTCGATCGAAGCACCAAAAGCGCCACAGGAGATCGGAATCGGGTGCTTCAGACTCTTCAAGTGATGAAGACAATGTTGCAAGCAAGAGGAGTCATCATGTCAAGCGTCACAAACGCCATAGACGATCGGAGTCTAGTTCTACTTCAGATTCCTCAAGTGATGAAGATACTGGTGTAACCAGAAGAAGAAATCATGCAAAGCACCATAAACATCATCGACGATCCCAAAGTGTTGACTCGAAGTCATCTGATGGTGGTGCCCATGGACATGATCGAAGGAGCCGATCCTTAGAAAAGTCATTAGATGATAACTATGAAGAAGCAGGTAAATCATCAAAGCATAGAAAATGTGgtcaccatcaccatcaccatcatCACAAACAGCGGCATCATCACTCAGATGAGGAGAAAATTGATCAGATCCAGCACTCTGGAGAACTAAATGGAAAACACTTGGAGCATTCTATGAAGTTGGATGCTTATGACAAGGATGCCACTCACGACTTTCAGAAAGTGTTGGGTTGA
- the LOC117913442 gene encoding vacuolar-sorting protein BRO1: MAAPPSSSATANIMLAIYEKKTVTVDLYRPLRQYIAFTYSEREAQNLEDDLLALKQMRSDLERPGDSLPTRRDLLQSYFKALCLVESRFPISPDRDHINSITFTWYDAFKQKQKASQQNIHLEKAAVLFNLGAVYSQLGLFYDRSSVDGMRQAAQAFIAAAGAFAFLRDNAAMKASIGSSTTVDVSVECAGMLERLMLAQAQECVFENTIAKGSTPIVCTKIARQVGLYYEEAFAALNVAPLNQHFDKTWISHVQLKAALFYGEACYRYGLELHQKEEIAEEIARLKSGISALSEAKKSSKGAAAQILDTITKLETNLNRNLERAVKENDRVYLMRVPSPSTLPPLPAFSMVKSMPMNEVLDASKERMFSSLVPDSSAKALSRYTEMVDDIIRTQAEKLQQGSELARVRLKEMDLPDSILALEGNFTLPTDLKEDVEAVQICGGPAGLEAELQQLMDLRRVNQELLVQTEELLQKEAREDGQFRSQFGTRWTRPQSSTLTKNLQDRLNRFAANLKQASESDARIERSVREHMALMSILDRRPIESALPTLARPIMSLDANEDAIVGALKQSLRQLETLGAQRAGLEDMLKEMKRKDDILPKLMTSTGSYEDLFRKEIAKYDNICEDIAQNIEAQEQLLLQIQAQNDEFAAIFNLEDYKASREKSYKQIAAAIAKFREIKENINEGLKFYVTLQDAITNIKQQCSDFVMTRNIQCREMIEDVQRQMAGLSFQDGKNTGAYNYPSVSQPHQTQRATSQQQTDPVNMTHPSRPQAPYYQQPPPEQPTMPGYAHSLPPYGSTQQPPSPYHVAGGPYHPQQAQQPPPSHEYGQPAYPGWRGPYYNNAHAQQPGSLPRPPYTIPAPYPPHHQSGYYKQQ, encoded by the exons ATGGCCGCGCCACCGTCGTCGTCGGCCACCGCTAACATCATGCTCGCAATTTACGAGAAGAAGACCGTTACAGTCGACCTCTATCGCCCTCTCCGCCAGTACATCGCCTTTACCTACTCGGAGCGGGAAGCCCAAAATCTAGAAGACGATCTCCTGGCCCTCAAACAAATGCGCTCCGATCTTGAACGTCCCGGCGATTCCCTCCCCACCCGGAGAGACCTGCTTCAGTCCTACTTCAAAGCCCTGTGTCTCGTGGAGTCACGGTTCCCAATTTCGCCTGACAGGGACCACATCAACAGCATCACTTTCACGTGGTACGACGCCTTCAAGCAGAAGCAGAAGGCCTCTCAGCAGAACATCCACTTGGAGAAGGCTGCAGTTCTGTTCAATCTCGGCGCCGTCTACAGCCAGCTTGGGCTCTTCTACGATCGATCATCGGTGGATGGTATGCGCCAGGCTGCGCAGGCGTTTATTGCTGCCGCCGGTGCGTTTGCCTTCTTGAGGGATAATGCGGCCATGAAGGCATCGATAGGGAGCTCCACGACGGTGGACGTTTCGGTGGAGTGTGCTGGGATGTTGGAGCGGCTGATGCTTGCTCAAGCTCAGGAGTGTGTGTTTGAGAATACTATTGCCAAAGGAAGTACGCCGATTGTCTGTACCAAGATTGCTAGGCAG GTTGGGCTTTACTACGAGGAAGCTTTTGCCGCACTGAATGTTGCACCTCTGAATCAGCACTTTGACAAGACATGGATATCTCACGTCCAGCTCAAGGCAGCCTTGTTTTATGGTGAGGCTTGCTATAGGTATGGTTTAGAGCTGCATCAGAAAGAAGAGATTGCAGAGGAAATTGCAAGGTTGAAGAGTGGGATAAGTGCTTTATCTGAGGCAAAGAAATCCTCAAAGGGAGCTGCTGCACAGATTTTGGATACGATTACAAAGTTAGAGACCAATCTTAATCGAAACTTGGAAAGGGCTGTGAAGGAGAATGATAGAGTGTACCTCATGAGGGTTCCTTCCCCCAGTACCCTACCACCTCTTCCAGCTTTTTCCATGGTTAAGTCGATGCCGATGAATGAGGTCCTGGATGCCAGCAAGGAGAGGATGTTTTCAAGTCTTGTTCCAGACAGCAGTGCAAAGGCTCTTTCAAGGTACACAGAAATGGTTGATGACATTATCAGAACACAAGCTGAAAAATTGCAACAAGGAAGTGAGCTAGCTCGAGTGAGGCTCAAGGAAATGGACCTGCCAGACTCTATTCTTGCTTTGGAAGGGAATTTCACTTTACCAACAGATCTTAAAGAAGATGTTGAGGCAGTGCAGATTTGTGGGGGCCCAGCAGGGTTGGAAGCTGAGTTGCAGCAACTTATGGATCTGAGGAGGGTGAACCAGGAACTGCTGGTTCAGACTGAGGAGCTCTTGCAGAAGGAAGCAAGAGAAGATGGTCAGTTTAGAAGCCAATTTGGAACGCGGTGGACTAGGCCTCAGTCCAGCACTTTAACAAAGAATCTGCAGGACAGATTAAACAGATTTGCAGCAAACTTGAAGCAAGCTTCTGAAAGTGATGCAAGGATCGAGCGTTCAGTGAGAGAGCATATGGCACTCATGTCAATCCTTGATCGTCGTCCG ATAGAATCAGCACTTCCAACCCTGGCTAGACCAATAATGTCTTTGGATGCCAATGAAGATGCTATAGTGGGGGCCCTGAAGCAAAGCTTG AGGCAATTGGAGACTCTTGGGGCACAACGGGCAGGTCTTGAAGACATGCTTAAAGAGATGAAAAGGAAG GATGATATACTGCCCAAGTTGATGACATCCACTGGCTCCTATGAAGACCTTTTCAGGAAGGAGATAGCAAAGTATGATAATATTTGTGAAGATATTGCCCAAAATATTGAGGCACAAGAACAACTGTTGCTGCAAATACAG GCTCAAAATGATGAGTTTGCTGCAATCTTTAATCTTGAAGATTATAAAG CATCCCGTGAGAAGAGTTACAAGCAGATTGCAGCTGCCATAGCAAAGTTCCGAGAAATTAAGGAGAACATTAATGAGGGACTGAAGTTCTATGTGACTCTTCAG GATGCAATCACAAACATAAAGCAGCAGTGCAGCGATTTTGTGATGACCAGAAACATCCAGTGCCGTGAAATGATTGAAGATGTACAGAGACAAATGGCAGGTCTCAGTTTCCAGGATGGTAAGAACACTGGTGCTTACAACTACCCTTCTGTGAGTCAACCCCATCAAACTCAGAGAGCCACTTCTCAGCAGCAAACAGATCCTGTGAACATGACTCATCCTTCTCGCCCCCAAGCACCTTATTACCAGCAGCCACCTCCTGAGCAGCCGACAATGCCAGGATATGCTCACTCCCTCCCTCCTTATGGCTCTACACAGCAGCCACCATCTCCTTACCATGTTGCAGGTGGCCCATACCATCCCCAACAGGCCCAACAGCCACCACCTAGCCATGAGTATGGCCAACCTGCTTATCCAGGGTGGCGAGGTCCATACTATAATAATGCTCATGCACAGCAACCTGGATCGCTTCCTCGTCCTCCTTACACCATTCCAGCCCCTTATCCTCCTCACCACCAAAGCGGCTACTACAAGCAGCAATAG
- the LOC117916025 gene encoding tetratricopeptide repeat protein 5-like isoform X2 gives MNEMEELFGEARRAADDLYQLRDTYFPANPAEKISELQRKSDLALSLLDSLPLEQRRLPIQRGTYEFLRGKILDVFPDYRKEAEDHLSKAVKLNPSLADAWLCLGNCIWKKGDLASAKNCFTLALGKGSNKEILCQLSMLERRIAPGSENQAEIVEESIQHAKEAITLDVKDGNSWYNLGNACLTSFFVTGAWDHSKLLQSLKAYQNAEKDERMKSNPDLYFNCATVNKYLENYERALSGFEAAALKDPGLNAVEEVQKIVDLLNKLESLLKGQARAKRHAALASSRAADNLNPSYKRITIDILSEGLNKAVAIVGKVLLFVKHESVAPLYYLVCDSNQICYVLSVYGISNDAIKEGDQLTLLEPYYRHVDFSWKGKSGFGICQVTTISTHCTQSE, from the exons atgaatgaaatggaGGAGTTGTTCGGAGAAGCCAGAAGAGCAGCCGATGATTTGTACCAACTCCGAGACACGTATTTTCCGGCGAATCCAGCTGAAAAAATCTCCGAACTGCAGCGGAAATCAGATCTCGCTCTCTCGCTCCTCGATTCCCTTCCTCTTG AACAAAGGAGATTACCAATACAACGTGGGACTTATGAATTTTTGAGAGGAAAGATACTGGATGTATTTCCTGATTATAGGAAAGAAGCAGAAGATCATCTCTCTAAAGCT GTTAAGTTGAATCCATCTCTTGCAGATGCTTGGCTATGTTTAGGTAACTGCATTTGGAAGAAGGGAGATCTAGCTTCAGCAAAAAACTGCTTCACTCTTGCACTCGGCAAG GGTTCAAACAAGGAGATACTTTGTCAATTATCAATGCTTGAAAGAAGGATCGCTCCAG GTTCTGAAAATCAAGCAGAAATTGTTGAAGAAAGCATCCAACATGCCAAGGAAGCTATTACTTTGGACGTCAAGGATGGAAATTCGTGGT ACAACCTTGGAAATGCTTGCCTCACAAGTTTTTTTGTGACTGGAGCATGGGATCATAGCAAGCTTCTGCAATCTTTAAAGGCATACCAAAATGCT GAAAAAGATGAAAGGATGAAATCCAATCCAGACCTGTATTTCAACTGTGCCACT GTCAACAAATATCTAGAAAACTATGAGAGAGCCCTTAGTGGCTTTGAAGCTGCTGCCTTAAAGGATCCTGGTCTAAATGCTGTTGAGGAGGTTCAAAAGATTGTTGATCTTCTCAACAAGTTAGAGAGCTTGTTGAAG GGCCAGGCTAGGGCTAAACGACATGCGGCTTTAGCATCCTCACGAGCTGCTGACAATT TGAATCCTTCGTACAAAAGAATCACCATAGATATTCTGTCAGAGGGTCTGAACAAAGCAGTAGCAATTGTGGGGAAAGTTCTTCTGTTTGTTAAGCATGAGAGTGTTGCTCCATT ATACTATTTGGTATGCGATTCAAATCAAATATGCTATGTTCTCTCAGTGTATGGCATAAGCAATGATGCG ATTAAAGAAGGAGATCAACTAACGCTATTGGAACCTTATTACCGTCATGTTGATTTTTCATGGAAGGGAAAG TCAGGGTTTGGTATTTGCCAAGTGACAACAATCTCAACCCATTGCACCCAGTCTGAATAG
- the LOC117916025 gene encoding tetratricopeptide repeat protein 5-like isoform X3: MNEMEELFGEARRAADDLYQLRDTYFPANPAEKISELQRKSDLALSLLDSLPLEQRRLPIQRGTYEFLRGKILDVFPDYRKEAEDHLSKAVKLNPSLADAWLCLGNCIWKKGDLASAKNCFTLALGKGSNKEILCQLSMLERRIAPDNLGNACLTSFFVTGAWDHSKLLQSLKAYQNAEKDERMKSNPDLYFNCATVNKYLENYERALSGFEAAALKDPGLNAVEEVQKIVDLLNKLESLLKGQARAKRHAALASSRAADNLNPSYKRITIDILSEGLNKAVAIVGKVLLFVKHESVAPLYYLVCDSNQICYVLSVYGISNDAIKEGDQLTLLEPYYRHVDFSWKGKCYQFKSIRVDFLEQVLVNGKALACHQAVRTSIYAQHKP, translated from the exons atgaatgaaatggaGGAGTTGTTCGGAGAAGCCAGAAGAGCAGCCGATGATTTGTACCAACTCCGAGACACGTATTTTCCGGCGAATCCAGCTGAAAAAATCTCCGAACTGCAGCGGAAATCAGATCTCGCTCTCTCGCTCCTCGATTCCCTTCCTCTTG AACAAAGGAGATTACCAATACAACGTGGGACTTATGAATTTTTGAGAGGAAAGATACTGGATGTATTTCCTGATTATAGGAAAGAAGCAGAAGATCATCTCTCTAAAGCT GTTAAGTTGAATCCATCTCTTGCAGATGCTTGGCTATGTTTAGGTAACTGCATTTGGAAGAAGGGAGATCTAGCTTCAGCAAAAAACTGCTTCACTCTTGCACTCGGCAAG GGTTCAAACAAGGAGATACTTTGTCAATTATCAATGCTTGAAAGAAGGATCGCTCCAG ACAACCTTGGAAATGCTTGCCTCACAAGTTTTTTTGTGACTGGAGCATGGGATCATAGCAAGCTTCTGCAATCTTTAAAGGCATACCAAAATGCT GAAAAAGATGAAAGGATGAAATCCAATCCAGACCTGTATTTCAACTGTGCCACT GTCAACAAATATCTAGAAAACTATGAGAGAGCCCTTAGTGGCTTTGAAGCTGCTGCCTTAAAGGATCCTGGTCTAAATGCTGTTGAGGAGGTTCAAAAGATTGTTGATCTTCTCAACAAGTTAGAGAGCTTGTTGAAG GGCCAGGCTAGGGCTAAACGACATGCGGCTTTAGCATCCTCACGAGCTGCTGACAATT TGAATCCTTCGTACAAAAGAATCACCATAGATATTCTGTCAGAGGGTCTGAACAAAGCAGTAGCAATTGTGGGGAAAGTTCTTCTGTTTGTTAAGCATGAGAGTGTTGCTCCATT ATACTATTTGGTATGCGATTCAAATCAAATATGCTATGTTCTCTCAGTGTATGGCATAAGCAATGATGCG ATTAAAGAAGGAGATCAACTAACGCTATTGGAACCTTATTACCGTCATGTTGATTTTTCATGGAAGGGAAAG TGTTACCAGTTCAAATCAATTCGTGTGGACTTCTTAGAACAAGTGCTTGTTAATGGAAAAGCTCTGGCTTGTCATCAGGCAGTTCGGACTTCAATTTATGCACAACACAAACCATGA
- the LOC117916025 gene encoding tetratricopeptide repeat protein 5-like isoform X1, with translation MNEMEELFGEARRAADDLYQLRDTYFPANPAEKISELQRKSDLALSLLDSLPLEQRRLPIQRGTYEFLRGKILDVFPDYRKEAEDHLSKAVKLNPSLADAWLCLGNCIWKKGDLASAKNCFTLALGKGSNKEILCQLSMLERRIAPGSENQAEIVEESIQHAKEAITLDVKDGNSWYNLGNACLTSFFVTGAWDHSKLLQSLKAYQNAEKDERMKSNPDLYFNCATVNKYLENYERALSGFEAAALKDPGLNAVEEVQKIVDLLNKLESLLKGQARAKRHAALASSRAADNLNPSYKRITIDILSEGLNKAVAIVGKVLLFVKHESVAPLYYLVCDSNQICYVLSVYGISNDAIKEGDQLTLLEPYYRHVDFSWKGKCYQFKSIRVDFLEQVLVNGKALACHQAVRTSIYAQHKP, from the exons atgaatgaaatggaGGAGTTGTTCGGAGAAGCCAGAAGAGCAGCCGATGATTTGTACCAACTCCGAGACACGTATTTTCCGGCGAATCCAGCTGAAAAAATCTCCGAACTGCAGCGGAAATCAGATCTCGCTCTCTCGCTCCTCGATTCCCTTCCTCTTG AACAAAGGAGATTACCAATACAACGTGGGACTTATGAATTTTTGAGAGGAAAGATACTGGATGTATTTCCTGATTATAGGAAAGAAGCAGAAGATCATCTCTCTAAAGCT GTTAAGTTGAATCCATCTCTTGCAGATGCTTGGCTATGTTTAGGTAACTGCATTTGGAAGAAGGGAGATCTAGCTTCAGCAAAAAACTGCTTCACTCTTGCACTCGGCAAG GGTTCAAACAAGGAGATACTTTGTCAATTATCAATGCTTGAAAGAAGGATCGCTCCAG GTTCTGAAAATCAAGCAGAAATTGTTGAAGAAAGCATCCAACATGCCAAGGAAGCTATTACTTTGGACGTCAAGGATGGAAATTCGTGGT ACAACCTTGGAAATGCTTGCCTCACAAGTTTTTTTGTGACTGGAGCATGGGATCATAGCAAGCTTCTGCAATCTTTAAAGGCATACCAAAATGCT GAAAAAGATGAAAGGATGAAATCCAATCCAGACCTGTATTTCAACTGTGCCACT GTCAACAAATATCTAGAAAACTATGAGAGAGCCCTTAGTGGCTTTGAAGCTGCTGCCTTAAAGGATCCTGGTCTAAATGCTGTTGAGGAGGTTCAAAAGATTGTTGATCTTCTCAACAAGTTAGAGAGCTTGTTGAAG GGCCAGGCTAGGGCTAAACGACATGCGGCTTTAGCATCCTCACGAGCTGCTGACAATT TGAATCCTTCGTACAAAAGAATCACCATAGATATTCTGTCAGAGGGTCTGAACAAAGCAGTAGCAATTGTGGGGAAAGTTCTTCTGTTTGTTAAGCATGAGAGTGTTGCTCCATT ATACTATTTGGTATGCGATTCAAATCAAATATGCTATGTTCTCTCAGTGTATGGCATAAGCAATGATGCG ATTAAAGAAGGAGATCAACTAACGCTATTGGAACCTTATTACCGTCATGTTGATTTTTCATGGAAGGGAAAG TGTTACCAGTTCAAATCAATTCGTGTGGACTTCTTAGAACAAGTGCTTGTTAATGGAAAAGCTCTGGCTTGTCATCAGGCAGTTCGGACTTCAATTTATGCACAACACAAACCATGA